One segment of Takifugu rubripes chromosome 5, fTakRub1.2, whole genome shotgun sequence DNA contains the following:
- the ypel3 gene encoding protein yippee-like 3, which yields MVKLTKAKTFQAYLDSCHRRYSCVHCRAHLANHDDLISKSFQGSQGRAYLFNSVVNIGCGPAEERHLLTGLHAVADIYCENCHTTLGWKYERAFELSQKYKEGKFIIELSHMIKDNGWD from the exons ATGGTGAAGCTGACAAAGGCCAAGACATTCCAGGCCTACCTGGACTCGTGCCACCGTCGCTACAGCTGTGTGCACTGTCGCGCCCACTTGGCCAACCACGATGACCTTATTTCCAAG TCTTTCCAGGGCAGTCAGGGCCGAGCCTACCTGTTCAATTCTGT AGTGAATATCGGTTGTGGGCCTGCAGAGGAGAGGCATCTGCTCACGGGACTGCATGCAGTAGCTGACATCTACTGTGAAAACTGTCACACCACACTGGGCTGGAAATAT GAACGGGCATTCGAACTGAGTCAGAAGTACAAGGAGGGCAAGTTCATTATTGAGCTGTCCCACATGATAAAGGACAATGGTTGGGACTGA